A genomic stretch from Schaalia odontolytica includes:
- a CDS encoding GNAT family N-acetyltransferase, with the protein MTIIDTPRLRLRPWRATDAPHLYELAKDPRIGLACGWAPHTSIEDAHQALSTVLSSPETYAVTQLNGGELVGAIGLRIDDPDVPGVADLGYWIGSPYWGRGYATEAGAAIVERAKALGMTMLTLGYFDGNEASRRVADKLHFSWIERDENVEFPLINRHLTLHRMTLELASR; encoded by the coding sequence ATGACCATCATCGATACCCCGCGGCTGCGCTTGCGGCCATGGCGCGCCACCGATGCGCCCCACCTCTACGAGCTTGCGAAGGATCCCCGCATCGGCTTGGCGTGCGGATGGGCACCCCACACCAGCATCGAGGACGCCCACCAGGCTTTGTCCACCGTGTTATCGTCCCCCGAAACCTACGCGGTGACCCAGCTCAACGGCGGCGAGCTCGTCGGAGCGATCGGCCTGCGCATAGATGATCCAGATGTCCCCGGGGTCGCGGACCTGGGTTACTGGATCGGCTCACCGTACTGGGGCCGCGGCTACGCCACCGAGGCAGGTGCAGCGATCGTCGAGCGGGCGAAGGCGCTGGGCATGACGATGCTAACTCTGGGCTACTTCGACGGCAATGAGGCCTCTCGCAGGGTCGCGGATAAACTCCATTTTTCATGGATTGAGCGCGACGAGAACGTCGAGTTTCCCCTCATCAACAGGCACCTCACCCTCCACCGTATGACGCTAGAGCTTGCGTCGCGGTAG